In one window of Helianthus annuus cultivar XRQ/B chromosome 17, HanXRQr2.0-SUNRISE, whole genome shotgun sequence DNA:
- the LOC110926531 gene encoding uncharacterized protein LOC110926531 isoform X2 produces the protein MMQTSNDSIIEVANDAHKNVSEIDTSVKESTNEVKNTEKSTRRSDLSLNIPPRHSHFGSRSGKASLQSPGISSNGGTSSRGIFRGLSFKKKHPADGESSSLLHPDTNAPPPESPVVNNIMSTLYGKRCASLPVKHGTNPSPSATTPVSARTYSEQQKTQTRAVQPSVSRSLSVPGRNIVIVRSVSFAVRKDNDQIDSHDDEISPVQVENDEEIDEEEAVCRICFDTCDEGNQLKMECSCKGALKLVHEECAVKWFSVKGNKNCDVCGREVSNLPVTLLRMPSYVQRQNVTAQNQQGLDSGTISAWQDFVVLVLISTVCYFFFLEQLLQSRSIYGHTQLLNSHLWR, from the exons ATGATGCAAACATCCAACGATAGTATCATCGAGGTCGCTAATGATGCTCACAAGAATGTTTCAGAG ATTGATACTAGTGTGAAAGAGTCCACAAACGAAGTGAAAAACACCGAAAAAAGCACTCGTCGTTCCGATTTATCCCTCAATATACCCCCGAGACATTCACATTTCGGCAGTAGAAGCGGGAAGGCTTCACTTCAGTCTCCTGGTATTTCGTCCAACGGTGGGACCTCATCTCGGGGCATTTTTAGAGGTTTAAGCTTTAAAAAGAAACATCCTGCGGATGGTGAAAGTAGTTCTCTCCTTCATCCCGACACAAACGCGCCACCGCCCGAAAGCCCCGTCGTTAACAATATCATGTCCACGTTATACGGGAAAAGATGTGCATCTCTTCCGGTTAAACATGGGACAAACCCCTCCCCTTCGGCCACCACACCCGTTTCCGCTAGGACGTATAGTGAACAACAAAAAACACAG ACAAGGGCGGTGCAACCTTCGGTTTCGAGGTCCCTTTCGGTGCCAGGGAGGAACATTGTTATTGTGAGATCGGTTTCGTTTGCAGTGCGTAAAGATAATGATCAAATTGATAGTCATGATG ATGAAATCAGTCCTGTTCAAGTGGAAAACGATGAAGAGATTGACGAGGAAGAAGCTGTTTGCAGGATATGTTTCGATACATGTGATGAAGGAAATCAACTTAAAATGGAGTGCAGTTGCAAAGGTGCACTTAAACTTGTACACGAAGAATGTGCGGTTAAATGGTTTAGTGTCAAAGGGAACAAAAACTGTGACGTTTGTGGTCGAGAAGTCTCTAATTTACCGGTGACGTTGCTTCGTATGCCAAGTTATGTTCAAAGACAAAACGTAACCGCACAAAATCAACAGGGTTTGGATTCAGGAACCATAAG TGCTTGGCAGGATTTCGTGGTGCTTGTTTTGATCAGTACGGTTTGTTACTTCTTTTTCCTCGAGCAACTTCTG CAATCAAGGAGTATATATGGACATACGCAGCTCTTGAATTCGCACTTGTGGCGATAA
- the LOC110926531 gene encoding uncharacterized protein LOC110926531 isoform X1 has translation MMQTSNDSIIEVANDAHKNVSEIDTSVKESTNEVKNTEKSTRRSDLSLNIPPRHSHFGSRSGKASLQSPGISSNGGTSSRGIFRGLSFKKKHPADGESSSLLHPDTNAPPPESPVVNNIMSTLYGKRCASLPVKHGTNPSPSATTPVSARTYSEQQKTQTRAVQPSVSRSLSVPGRNIVIVRSVSFAVRKDNDQIDSHDDEISPVQVENDEEIDEEEAVCRICFDTCDEGNQLKMECSCKGALKLVHEECAVKWFSVKGNKNCDVCGREVSNLPVTLLRMPSYVQRQNVTAQNQQGLDSGTISAWQDFVVLVLISTVCYFFFLEQLLIHDLKTQAVVIAAPFSFTFGLLSSTFAVILAIKEYIWTYAALEFALVAIILHLLYSWLQLKAIYAVMLSSILGFGSAMTLNALYIRYYLWRVQVPRESNTV, from the exons ATGATGCAAACATCCAACGATAGTATCATCGAGGTCGCTAATGATGCTCACAAGAATGTTTCAGAG ATTGATACTAGTGTGAAAGAGTCCACAAACGAAGTGAAAAACACCGAAAAAAGCACTCGTCGTTCCGATTTATCCCTCAATATACCCCCGAGACATTCACATTTCGGCAGTAGAAGCGGGAAGGCTTCACTTCAGTCTCCTGGTATTTCGTCCAACGGTGGGACCTCATCTCGGGGCATTTTTAGAGGTTTAAGCTTTAAAAAGAAACATCCTGCGGATGGTGAAAGTAGTTCTCTCCTTCATCCCGACACAAACGCGCCACCGCCCGAAAGCCCCGTCGTTAACAATATCATGTCCACGTTATACGGGAAAAGATGTGCATCTCTTCCGGTTAAACATGGGACAAACCCCTCCCCTTCGGCCACCACACCCGTTTCCGCTAGGACGTATAGTGAACAACAAAAAACACAG ACAAGGGCGGTGCAACCTTCGGTTTCGAGGTCCCTTTCGGTGCCAGGGAGGAACATTGTTATTGTGAGATCGGTTTCGTTTGCAGTGCGTAAAGATAATGATCAAATTGATAGTCATGATG ATGAAATCAGTCCTGTTCAAGTGGAAAACGATGAAGAGATTGACGAGGAAGAAGCTGTTTGCAGGATATGTTTCGATACATGTGATGAAGGAAATCAACTTAAAATGGAGTGCAGTTGCAAAGGTGCACTTAAACTTGTACACGAAGAATGTGCGGTTAAATGGTTTAGTGTCAAAGGGAACAAAAACTGTGACGTTTGTGGTCGAGAAGTCTCTAATTTACCGGTGACGTTGCTTCGTATGCCAAGTTATGTTCAAAGACAAAACGTAACCGCACAAAATCAACAGGGTTTGGATTCAGGAACCATAAG TGCTTGGCAGGATTTCGTGGTGCTTGTTTTGATCAGTACGGTTTGTTACTTCTTTTTCCTCGAGCAACTTCTG ATTCATGACCTGAAAACTCAAGCTGTTGTGATTGCTGCACCGTTCTCTTTTACGTTCGGTCTTTTATCATCTACATTTGCAGTTATTCTAG CAATCAAGGAGTATATATGGACATACGCAGCTCTTGAATTCGCACTTGTGGCGATAATTCTGCACTTGCTCTATTCTTGG CTTCAATTGAAGGCAATCTACGCAGTAATGCTGTCTTCGATTTTAGGATTTGGATCAGCTATGACTCTCAACGCATTGTATATCCGCTACTATCTTTGGCGAGTTCAAGTTCCTCGAGAATCTAACACGGTTTGA